The proteins below come from a single Xiphophorus hellerii strain 12219 chromosome 14, Xiphophorus_hellerii-4.1, whole genome shotgun sequence genomic window:
- the LOC116732584 gene encoding zinc finger protein 70-like isoform X2, whose translation MFYCSSGGSDPLSMSKSDFLRGIITEKLSAAAREIIAAVERTVAGYEEEASGFRREIDRQRRQLELLQPQVRLTRGDVEAAEIHKLTGSHFDDDDEEEEEEDPVAISKVIQEDLKDPDYEIPPRSGFSRVQTARRRKRTSQTRKTQVKIEVGQHLPSESAATDPVVLKSHETGFHTSFVGTVNGSIGSADQHQEQEADQSNTVAMETQICWNQVVKVEVKQEEGSVAQLTLDPDPTDDDKSGLQTSSPEGESDPGGDALSVSSTSELDDLESDDDSSDSSSDTDESLDESVDNNQDVEPKTRRKTDKLTCRVCGSWYRQLGSLISHIWNHVNEPHGVCGVCGEKFESVDALKQHLPSHKKGYSCWICGKYLLSSVTLNRHIAKHITDAPINQVAETRIKCNLCSKTFATMSALNGHSRVHLEKRPTMCHLCPKSFDRKSDFVAHSKHHGSVYGNASTGSLGYSCKLCGKTFALETSLKTHEKTHATSDCPFTCQICHKTFQTYQNLMNHRKTHGTVGSFVCSLCNMSFLSEDTLKVHMVVHSNEKPYKCLQCGRCFKRLAYLVNHIKTHSAVQQCVCTICGQVSNGQEALEDHMRIHTGEIPVEQNLHLDPWYENTAEEPQGSSLMSGGQESHSII comes from the exons ATGTTTTACTGCAGCAGCGGCGGTTCCGACCCACTCAGCATGTCTAAGAGCGACTTCCTGAGAGGAATCATCACCGAGAAGCTGAGCGCCGCCGCCCGGGAGATCATAGCGGCGGTGGAGCGGACCGTGGCCGGGTACGAGGAGGAGGCGTCGGGCTTCAGACGGGAGATCGACCGCCAGAGGaggcagctggagctgctgcagccgcAGGTCAGGCTGACCAGAGGAG ATGTGGAGGCAGCTGAGATTCATAAACTGACTGGGAGCcactttgatgatgatgatgaagaggaggaggaggaggatccAGTAGCAATCTCCAAGGTGATCCAAGAAGATCTGAAGGACCCAGATTATGAAATTCCACCAAG GTCCGGTTTCTCCAGAGTCCAGACCGCCAGAAGGAGGAAAAGAACCAGCCAAACTCGG AAAACGCAGGTAAAGATTGAAGTTGGTCAACATCTCCCCTCCGAGTCTGCAGCTACCGACCCGGTGGTTCTGAAGAGCCATGAAACCGGGTTCCATACGAG CTTTGTCGGCACCGTCAACGGGTCCATCGGATCAGCAGACCAACACCAGGAGCAGGAAGCCGATCAGAGCAACACGGTCGCCATGGAAACCCAGATCTGCTGG AACCAAGTGGTGAAGGTGGAGGTGAAGCAGGAAGAAGGTTCTGTGGCTCAGCTCACGTTGGATCCTGATCCGACCGACGACGACAAATCTGGACTACAAACCAG CTCTCCTGAAGGTGAGTCTGATCCTGGAGGCGACGCTCTGTCCGTCAGCTCTACGTCCGAACTGGACGACCTGGAATCGGACGATGACTCCAGCGACTCCAGCAGTGACACGGACGAGTCTTTAGACGAATCTGTCGACAACAATCAAGACGTTGAGCCAAAGACACGGAGGAAAACCGACAAGCTGACGTGCAGAGTGTGTGGGAGTTGGTACAGGCAGCTGGGGAGTCTGATCAGCCACATCTGGAATCACGTCAACGAGCCTCATGGCGTCTGCGGCGTCTGTGGAGAGAAGTTTGAGTCCGTGGATGCGTTAAAGCAACACCTGCCAAGTCACAAAAAGGGCTACAGCTGCTGGATTTGTGGGAAGTACCTGCTCTCCAGCGTCACCCTCAACCGCCACATCGCCAAGCACATCACCGACGCTCCGATTAATCAGGTGGCGGAGACTCGGATTAAATGCAACCTTTGCAGCAAGACCTTCGCCACCATGTCAGCCTTGAACGGGCATAGCCGGGTCCACTTGGAAAAACGACCCACCATGTGCCATCTTTGTCCAAAATCGTTTGACCGGAAGTCGGATTTTGTAGCCCACAGCAAGCACCACGGCAGCGTCTATGGCAACGCCTCAACGGGAAGCCTGGGCTACTCCTGCAAACTCTGTGGAAAGACCTTCGCACTGGAAACCTCCCTGAAGACGCACGAGAAAACCCATGCAACGAGTGACTGCCCATTCACCTGCCAAATCTGCCACAAGACTTTCCAAACGTACCAGAACCTGATGAACCACAGGAAGACTCACGGCACGGTCGGCTCGTTTGTTTGCAGCCTGTGCAACATGAGCTTCCTGTCCGAAGACACGCTGAAGGTCCACATGGTCGTCCACTCCAACGAGAAGCCGTACAAATGCTTACAGTGCGGGCGCTGCTTCAAACGGCTGGCCTACCTGGTCAACCACATCAAGACGCATTCAGCCGTCCAGCAGTGTGTCTGTACCATCTGTGGCCAGGTGAGTAACGGACAGGAAGCCCTGGAGGACCACATGAGGATCCACACCGGGGAGATCCCCGTAGAACAGAACCTTCACCTAGATCCATGGTACGAAAACACGGCGGAGGAACCACAGGGAAGTTCACTGATGTCTGGAGGACAAGAGAGCCACAGTATCATTTAA
- the LOC116732584 gene encoding zinc finger protein 70-like isoform X1 → MFYCSSGGSDPLSMSKSDFLRGIITEKLSAAAREIIAAVERTVAGYEEEASGFRREIDRQRRQLELLQPQVRLTRGDVEAAEIHKLTGSHFDDDDEEEEEEDPVAISKVIQEDLKDPDYEIPPRSGFSRVQTARRRKRTSQTRVSDSQNHLNKTQVKIEVGQHLPSESAATDPVVLKSHETGFHTSFVGTVNGSIGSADQHQEQEADQSNTVAMETQICWNQVVKVEVKQEEGSVAQLTLDPDPTDDDKSGLQTSSPEGESDPGGDALSVSSTSELDDLESDDDSSDSSSDTDESLDESVDNNQDVEPKTRRKTDKLTCRVCGSWYRQLGSLISHIWNHVNEPHGVCGVCGEKFESVDALKQHLPSHKKGYSCWICGKYLLSSVTLNRHIAKHITDAPINQVAETRIKCNLCSKTFATMSALNGHSRVHLEKRPTMCHLCPKSFDRKSDFVAHSKHHGSVYGNASTGSLGYSCKLCGKTFALETSLKTHEKTHATSDCPFTCQICHKTFQTYQNLMNHRKTHGTVGSFVCSLCNMSFLSEDTLKVHMVVHSNEKPYKCLQCGRCFKRLAYLVNHIKTHSAVQQCVCTICGQVSNGQEALEDHMRIHTGEIPVEQNLHLDPWYENTAEEPQGSSLMSGGQESHSII, encoded by the exons ATGTTTTACTGCAGCAGCGGCGGTTCCGACCCACTCAGCATGTCTAAGAGCGACTTCCTGAGAGGAATCATCACCGAGAAGCTGAGCGCCGCCGCCCGGGAGATCATAGCGGCGGTGGAGCGGACCGTGGCCGGGTACGAGGAGGAGGCGTCGGGCTTCAGACGGGAGATCGACCGCCAGAGGaggcagctggagctgctgcagccgcAGGTCAGGCTGACCAGAGGAG ATGTGGAGGCAGCTGAGATTCATAAACTGACTGGGAGCcactttgatgatgatgatgaagaggaggaggaggaggatccAGTAGCAATCTCCAAGGTGATCCAAGAAGATCTGAAGGACCCAGATTATGAAATTCCACCAAG GTCCGGTTTCTCCAGAGTCCAGACCGCCAGAAGGAGGAAAAGAACCAGCCAAACTCGGGTCAGCGACTCTCAGAACCACCTGAAC AAAACGCAGGTAAAGATTGAAGTTGGTCAACATCTCCCCTCCGAGTCTGCAGCTACCGACCCGGTGGTTCTGAAGAGCCATGAAACCGGGTTCCATACGAG CTTTGTCGGCACCGTCAACGGGTCCATCGGATCAGCAGACCAACACCAGGAGCAGGAAGCCGATCAGAGCAACACGGTCGCCATGGAAACCCAGATCTGCTGG AACCAAGTGGTGAAGGTGGAGGTGAAGCAGGAAGAAGGTTCTGTGGCTCAGCTCACGTTGGATCCTGATCCGACCGACGACGACAAATCTGGACTACAAACCAG CTCTCCTGAAGGTGAGTCTGATCCTGGAGGCGACGCTCTGTCCGTCAGCTCTACGTCCGAACTGGACGACCTGGAATCGGACGATGACTCCAGCGACTCCAGCAGTGACACGGACGAGTCTTTAGACGAATCTGTCGACAACAATCAAGACGTTGAGCCAAAGACACGGAGGAAAACCGACAAGCTGACGTGCAGAGTGTGTGGGAGTTGGTACAGGCAGCTGGGGAGTCTGATCAGCCACATCTGGAATCACGTCAACGAGCCTCATGGCGTCTGCGGCGTCTGTGGAGAGAAGTTTGAGTCCGTGGATGCGTTAAAGCAACACCTGCCAAGTCACAAAAAGGGCTACAGCTGCTGGATTTGTGGGAAGTACCTGCTCTCCAGCGTCACCCTCAACCGCCACATCGCCAAGCACATCACCGACGCTCCGATTAATCAGGTGGCGGAGACTCGGATTAAATGCAACCTTTGCAGCAAGACCTTCGCCACCATGTCAGCCTTGAACGGGCATAGCCGGGTCCACTTGGAAAAACGACCCACCATGTGCCATCTTTGTCCAAAATCGTTTGACCGGAAGTCGGATTTTGTAGCCCACAGCAAGCACCACGGCAGCGTCTATGGCAACGCCTCAACGGGAAGCCTGGGCTACTCCTGCAAACTCTGTGGAAAGACCTTCGCACTGGAAACCTCCCTGAAGACGCACGAGAAAACCCATGCAACGAGTGACTGCCCATTCACCTGCCAAATCTGCCACAAGACTTTCCAAACGTACCAGAACCTGATGAACCACAGGAAGACTCACGGCACGGTCGGCTCGTTTGTTTGCAGCCTGTGCAACATGAGCTTCCTGTCCGAAGACACGCTGAAGGTCCACATGGTCGTCCACTCCAACGAGAAGCCGTACAAATGCTTACAGTGCGGGCGCTGCTTCAAACGGCTGGCCTACCTGGTCAACCACATCAAGACGCATTCAGCCGTCCAGCAGTGTGTCTGTACCATCTGTGGCCAGGTGAGTAACGGACAGGAAGCCCTGGAGGACCACATGAGGATCCACACCGGGGAGATCCCCGTAGAACAGAACCTTCACCTAGATCCATGGTACGAAAACACGGCGGAGGAACCACAGGGAAGTTCACTGATGTCTGGAGGACAAGAGAGCCACAGTATCATTTAA
- the LOC116732644 gene encoding uncharacterized protein LOC116732644 codes for MVAMITASLCCVQLFVIFIVLVSADQISRELQFEPGQNINLKCRTPDNKPAAVVEWSRTDLEDEFVLLFRDGKLDPEHQHQMYENRVDLRDRQMKDGDVSLVLNNMVPDDRGIYECRVAQAETNRKKRAVLDSDPICTFKLSLAPLPGTLDGQSENRGNKPAALNKGWNKARDDKLIIGLAVWFIIVLVAGFVALYCIRNRCYQV; via the exons ATGGTTGCTATGATAACTGCGTCACTGTGCTGCGTTCAGCTTTTTGTCATCTTCATTGTGCTTGTTTCAGCAG ATCAGATCTCTAGAGAGCTCCAATTTGAACCTGGACAAAACATCAATCTAAAATGCAGAACTCCTGACAACAAACCTGCCGCCGTCGTAGAGTGGAGCAGAACTGATTTGGAGGATGAATTTGTCCTTTTATTTCGGGATGGCAAGTTGGATCCGGAACACCAGCACCAAATGTACGAGAACCGAGTGGATCTACGCGACCGGCAGATGAAAGACGGAGACGTGTCTTTGGTCCTGAATAACATGGTGCCTGATGACAGAGGAATATATGAGTGCAGGGTTGCTCAGGCAGAAACTAATCGAAAGAAAAGAGCTGTGCTGGATTCAGATCCTATCTGCACCTTCAAGTTGAGCCTAGCCCCTCTTCCAG GGACCCTGGATGGACAAAGTGAGAACAGAGGAAACAAACCTGCTGCATTGAATAAAGGATGGAATAAAGCCAGAGATGATAAGCTAATAATCGGTCTGGCAGTCTGGTTTATTATTGTTCTAGTTGCTGGTTTTGTGGCTCTTTACTGTATAAGGAACAGGTGTTATCAAGTGTAG
- the LOC116732631 gene encoding Fc receptor-like protein 3, whose product MMETSRQYLLFSCLLICCITTEVSAAALTVSPSRSQFFRGESVTLTCEDGWTVRRNTTEGTRTECGDDGFGNSGGSTCSISYLYPLDTGLYWCESMSGSSSSSSSIQLSVSGGSVILQSPVLPVMEGDDVTLSCRAKNPTHNLPAAFYKDGSFIGDGPSGLMTLLHVSSSDEALYKCNVKGHGESPSSRISVKERISSTVPPSCSPPGLQSLLFLCLSAFSASVSLLLVQL is encoded by the exons ATGATGGAAACATCGAGACAATATCTGCTCT tttcctgtttgctGATTTGCtgcataacaactgaag tctctgcagctgctctgaCTGTGAGTCCCAGCAGATCTCAGTTCTTTAGAGGAGAATCAGTGACTCTGACCTGTGAGGATGGATGGACTGTGAGGAGAAACACAACCGAAGGAACCAGGACTGAGTGTGGAGATGATGGATTTGGAAATTCAGGTGGTTCTACCTGCAGCATCAGTTATCTGTATCCATTAGATACTGGTCTGTACTGGTGTGAGTCCATGTctggatcctccagcagcagcagcagcatccagctCTCTGTCTCTG gtggatcagtgatcctgcagagtcctgtcctccctgtgatggagggagatgacgtcactctgagctgcagagcaaagaatcCAACCCACAACCTCCCAGCTGCTTTCTATAAAGATGGCTCCTTCATTGGTGATGGACCATCAGGTCTCATGAccctcctccatgtttccagctCTGATGAAGCCCTCTATAAATGTAATGTCAAAGGTCATGGAGAGTCTCCATCCAGCAGGATCtctgtcaaag agaGAATCTCCTCCACCGTTCCTCCATCCTGCTCTCCTCCTGGTCTCCAGTCTCTCCTCTTCCTGTGTCTTTCTGCCTTCAGTGCTTCTGTTTCTCTTCTACTAGTTCAGCTTTAA
- the LOC116732616 gene encoding ceramide-1-phosphate transfer protein-like produces the protein MMVFLRRTVLLRYLLLSTALALLLFLTSFWLPQGEQRDCGSVWQPCLTYYIQTPLAPPILDERAESNEAPPLVRECPGQVFQARKLLQFLRSSLAEDGEDVLLEPYLLSWDQLLNFMESLGTMVSFFSQKVREKTELIRQLSLRRSSESKSAASSGLQTPAAFGLKTGVYRSVRSMVEAELQAGTVSFSRRTDSGCRTLLRLHRSLLWLKLMLEGLSEGPDAEGRFKTPGELSRDAYKVALAPHHPWMLRQAAEIVFLALPDRKYFLQLVCVQKQEEATPVLRIIIHALSVVHTRTQRLLVKYNMLELP, from the exons ATGATGGTTTTCCTCCGGCGGACGGTGCTGCTTCGCTACCTGCTGCTGTCCACCGCCCTcgccctcctcctcttcctcacctcctTCTGGCTCC ctCAGGGTGAACAGAGAGACTGCGGCTCAGTGTGGCAGCCATGTTTGACGTATTACATCCAGACG CCTCTAGCCCCGCCCATCCTGGATGAGAGGGCGGAGTCAAACGAAGCCCCGCCCCTCGTCAGAGAATGTCCTGGTCAGGTGTTTCAGGCCCGGAAGCTGCTGCAGTTCCTCCGGTCCAGCCTGGCTGAGGACGGCGAGGACGTCCTGCTGGAGCCGTACCTGCTCAGCTGGGACCAGCTGCTCAA CTTCATGGAGTCTCTGGGAACGATGGTCAGTTTCTTTTCTCAGAAAGTGAGAGAAAAGACCGAGCTGATCCGACAGCTCTCCCTGAGACGCAGCTCagagtccaaatcagcagcttCCTCTGGACTACAAACCCCAGCAGCATTCGGATTAAAAACCGGG GTGTATCGATCTGTTCGGTCCATggtggaggcggagcttcaggcGGGAACGGTCAGCTTCTCCCGCCGAACAGACTCAGGCTGCCGGACGCTGCTGCGGCTGCATCGCTCGCTGCTCTGGCTGAAGCTGATGCTGGAGGGTTTGTCTGAGGGTCCAGACGCTGAGGGACGATTCAAAACGCCCGGAGAGCTCAGCAG AGACGCCTATAAGGTGGCGTTGGCCCCCCACCATCCCTGGATGCTCCGCCAGGCCGCAGAGATTGTCTTCCTCGCTCTTCCTGACAGAAAGTACTTCCTGCAGCTGGTGTGTgtgcagaaacaggaagaggCAACACCCGTGCTGCGCATCATCATCCACGCGCTCTCGGTGGTGCACACACGGACTCAACGCCTCCTGGTGAAGTACAACATGTTGGAGCTGCCCTGA